From Coffea arabica cultivar ET-39 chromosome 2e, Coffea Arabica ET-39 HiFi, whole genome shotgun sequence, the proteins below share one genomic window:
- the LOC113732626 gene encoding uncharacterized protein, whose protein sequence is MDLGCFDMGCIETERKDASPEKESSSSSTSSSDSVMTTSKIGKQNKAVKESGQSNWNVLNKCTSQIRKPPHRRTSPLNWFPRKKVDSYLKRKIKLLQEVDGMNLTLDETLGDSNPHYSRVLREKIAVKEAASKAIEARKAAMVEASWCRILKAARIDCKGAEVHMFEAEKTAAEAFEAATALGVTMYDIKDCPQKRCKIETTAAKGGDSSTHTVSASFETPFEVDKQVACAVKAALPKLANCPSIKKDDFRELLRKISQNPDSDQNFQDFSEFSSECESDTGSDFEKEISGVMQKEYKESQVSQKFNMTKLEEMMLERLEGLQEDELVSLATIVATCGLNAGLAEVEGYKKHNLDSAAANHYSRLHACSRLSISGAGSVSKSNIEDQLKKKMSETEFPSLDKFLVKRLTRLEKEVLEAKNARMKEANNLSEQKLDNKPDDDRLCSLDYTSSDHNNPDSGSNLQRTSPMIELEIEQAMKKSGELFKEDHKNVGKDTSVSDLGTILVKHSSKLQKEIEEARRNEKCSKMNTKKVDRFCPAKQEITELPSLDKFLVKHVSRLEKEVQEAKSRRNFEPLEGGKVAESRKARSLTSSGVPEETLSLSARDDAPEGTESIDLNKNVLGEDKQPSLKAAQELSHEGEYNGLKEAGNCHHKILATPDNVGQMGDTVEEISSRSHRYIQKQDLRNGGNGTTDFESLDKVLVKHVSRLEREKMEFKAKEKEATKVKRKDTKKGLNEEGGQEGSLDQVLVIHRSRLEREKMAAAQQSEEEAAMSVLRKDTKKELDKYGGQESSLDQVLVKHKSRFEREMMVAAAQQSEDHIRHSVAHREARQKELQEAWGGMSLENSMRPHLSRLQRDKAAWLKAEEEERRRAVETS, encoded by the exons ATGGATCTTGGATGCTTCGACATGGGTTGTATCGAAACGGAAAGAAAAGATGCTTCCCCTGAGAAAGAGAGTAGCAGTAGTAGTACTAGTTCAAGTGATTCTGTGATGACTACTTCTAAGATCGGAAAG CAAAATAAAGCAGTTAAAGAATCTGGACAGTCCAATTGGAATGTCTTAAACAAATGTACATCACAGATTAGAAAGCCGCCTCATCGGAGAACTTCACCTCTAAACTGGTTCCCTCGGAAGAAGGTGGACTCATacttgaaaaggaaaataaaattgcTGCAG GAAGTAGATGGAATGAATTTAACTCTGGATGAGACTTTGGGTGATTCAAATCCTCATTACTCAAGAGTACTAAGAGAAAAAATTGCAGTAAAGGAGGCTGCAAGTAAGGCAATTGAGGCTCGAAAGGCTGCAATGGTTGAAGCATCTTGGTGCAGAATACTTAAAGCAGCGAG GATAGACTGTAAAGGTGCAGAAGTTCACATGTTTGAAGCAGAAAAAACTGCAGCAGAGGCATTTGAAGCTGCAACTGCCCTTGGTGTAACCATGTATGACATAAAAGATTGCCCTCAAAAGCGTTGCAAAATTGAGACAACAGCTGCTAAAGGAGGAGATTCGTCTACTCATACTGTTTCAGCATCTTTTGAAACTCCATTTGAGGTGGATAAACAAGTAGCTTGTGCAGTAAAGGCAGCATTACCCAAGCTTGCAAATTGTCCTTCCATAAAGAAGGATGACTTCAGAGAACTCCTACGTAAAATCAGTCAGAATCCAGATTCTGATCAAAACTTCCAGGACTTCTCGGAGTTCTCTTCTGAATGTGAATCAGATACTGGATCAGATTTTGAGAAAGAAATTTCTGGAGTGATGCAAAAGGAATACAAGGAAAGTCAAGTGTCTCAAAAGTTTAATATGACTAAACTTGAGGAAATGATGCTGGAAAGGCTTGAAGGTTTGCAAGAAGATGAGCTTGTTTCACTTGCGACTATAGTAGCAACTTGTGGTCTGAATGCTGGTCTTGCTGAAGTAGAAGGTTATAAGAAGCATAATTTAGACAGTGCTGCTGCTAATCATTACTCACGTCTTCATGCTTGTAGCAGATTGTCCATTTCTGGAGCAGGATCAGTAAGCAAATCTAACATTGAGGATCAGTTGAAGAAAAAGATGTCTGAAACAGAATTTCCAAGCCTGGACAAGTTTCTGGTGAAGCGACTTACAAGACTTGAAAAGGAGGTGCTAGAAGCAAAAAATGCTAGGATGAAAGAAGCTAACAATTTGAGTGAGCAGAAGCTAGACAATAAGCCTGATGATGATAGGTTATGCTCACTTGATTACACAAGTTCAGACCATAACAACCCAGACTCTGGAAGTAATCTTCAGAGGACTTCTCCAATGATTGAACTGGAAATTGAACAGGCCATGAAGAAATCAGGGGAACTGTTTAAAGAGGATCACAAGAATGTTGGTAAAGATACCAGTGTGTCTGACTTGGGTACTATTCTAGTGAAGCATTCTTCTAAGCTTCAGAAGGAGATTGAAGAGGCGAGGAGAAATGAAAAATGTTCCAAAATGAATACCAAAAAAGTGGACAGATTCTGTCCTGCAAAGCAAGAAATTACAGAATTGCCCAGTCTAGACAAGTTTCTGGTAAAACATGTGTCTAGACTGGAAAAGGAGGTCCAGGAAGCAAAGAGCAGAAGAAATTTTGAGCCACTTGAAGGTGGCAAGGTTGCTGAGAGCAGAAAGGCTAGATCTTTGACTTCTTCTGGAGTTCCAGAAGAAACTTTATCATTATCGGCAAGAGACGATGCTCCTGAGGGGACCGAAAGCATTGACTTGAACAAGAATGTCCTTGGAGAGGATAAGCAACCATCCTTGAAGGCAGCACAAGAGTTGTCACATGAAGGTGAATATAATGGATTGAAAGAAGCAGGAAATTGTCATCACAAGATCCTTGCTACACCAGATAATGTTGGTCAAATGGGCGATACAGTGGAAGAAATATCATCGAGAAGTCACCGCTATATCCAGAAACAAGATTTGAGAAATGGAGGAAATGGTACAACAGACTTTGAAAGTTTGGATAAGGTTTTAGTGAAGCATGTGTCAAGGTTGGAAAGAGAGAAAATGGAGTTTAAGGCCAAGGAAAAAGAAGCAACGAAGGTTAAGAGGAAGGACACCAAGAAAGGGTTAAATGAGGAGGGTGGTCAAGAGGGCAGCTTGGATCAGGTTCTGGTTATACACAGGTCCAGACTTGAAAGAGAAAAGATGGCAGCTGCTCAGCAATCAGAGGAAGAAGCAGCAATGAGTGTTCTGAGGAAGGACACCAAGAAAGAGTTAGACAAGTATGGTGGCCAGGAAAGCAGCTTGGATCAGGTTTTGGTTAAACACAAGTCTAGATTTGAAAGAGAAATGATGGTGGCAGCTGCTCAGCAATCAGAGGATCACATTAGGCATTCAGTTGCTCACCGAGAGGCAAGGCAGAAAGAGCTACAAGAAGCATGGGGAGGCATGAGCCTTGAAAATTCTATGCGTCCTCATCTCTCTAGGCTTCAAAGGGACAAG GCTGCTTGGCTTAAAGCTGAAGAAGAGGAAAGGAGAAGAGCTGTGGAGACATCCTGA